One segment of Manihot esculenta cultivar AM560-2 chromosome 4, M.esculenta_v8, whole genome shotgun sequence DNA contains the following:
- the LOC110613102 gene encoding thionin-like protein 2 has translation MEERRARSLMVIFVVLGMAVGQSTASLQTCYAACFLKCMIIPGHSPISCGIKCLKDCIIPSSLTTSTAKEQTHYFCNFGCASSLCTNFSTKQDPGEENVAKCVDSCSTRCSKNFSP, from the exons ATGGAGGAAAGAAGAGCTAGATCCCTTATGGTGATTTTTGTGGTGTTGGGTATGGCTGTCGGGCAGTCAACTGCTTCTCTCCAAACCTGCTACGCGGCCTGCTTCCTTAAATGTATGATTATTCCTGGTCATTCTCCCATTTCATGTGGCATTAAGTGCTTGAAAGATTGCATCATTCCATCATCCCTCACCACTTCAACTGCCAAAGAGCAAACCCATTACTTCTGCAACTTTGGTTGTGCTTCCTCTTTGTGCACCAACTTCAGCACCAAACAAGACCCAG GGGAAGAGAATGTGGCAAAGTGTGTGGATTCTTGCTCGACCAGATGTTCCAAGAACTTTTCACCATGA
- the LOC110613234 gene encoding thionin-like protein 2 → MKTMEERRARSLMVVFMVLGMAVGQSNASSFGDCYKGCFLLCVLTTSNSLVSCGAECLKDCIIPSSITSLTGKEQTHYFCKFGCASSLCTNFSTKQDPGEEKVAKCVDSCSSRCSKNFSP, encoded by the exons atgaagacaATGGAGGAAAGAAGAGCTAGATCTCTCATGGTGGTTTTTATGGTGTTGGGTATGGCTGTCGGGCAGTCAAATGCTTCTTCTTTCGGTGACTGCTACAAGGGCTGTTTCCTTTTATGTGTACTTACTACTAGTAATTCTCTAGTTTCATGTGGCGCTGAGTGTTTGAAAGATTGCATCATTCCATCATCCATCACCTCTTTAACCGGGAAAGAGCAAACTCATTATTTCTGCAAGTTTGGTTGTGCTTCCTCTTTGTGCACCAATTTCAGCACCAAACAAGACCCAG GGGAAGAGAAAGTGGCAAAATGTGTGGATTCTTGCTCAAGCAGATGTTCCAAGAACTTCTCACCATGA
- the LOC110613690 gene encoding nuclear pore complex protein NUP50A, giving the protein MGDAEHALPPSKKRAAGREISKDNPGLDDEEDSGEQETGTFKRASDEVLASRRIVKVRRNQISSTPSSNPFAGIQLVPPTEPTTATSVAATKEVTTSERVSEEGKTDSVEEAEKGKDETSKESESKVEEPVAETAAKEETTEDKENDNVVNEATKSTLDKEKAEEDDKIQNEKAVGGEETLNKKAAEGDKESEEKKDSGNEKIDPSSESTRLSSFQQLSSSQNAFTGLAGTGFSTSTFTFGSIPNKDGSPSGPGTGSLFGQKTDQASFGFGLCNNGNSSIFQTTGPSIVSKNEGAGFPSMQEVPVETGEENERVVFSADSVLFEFFNGVWKERGKGELKINVSTTGTERARLLMRAKGNYRLILNASLYSDMKLTNMDKRGITFACINSTGENKDGLSTFALKFKDGSIVEEFRTVVEAHKGKTATDLKTPENSPKASDD; this is encoded by the coding sequence ATGGGTGACGCAGAACATGCACTTCCCCCCTCGAAGAAAAGAGCTGCTGGACGTGAGATCTCAAAAGACAACCCTGGTCTGGATGATGAGGAAGATTCGGGAGAGCAAGAGACTGGAACTTTCAAGAGGGCCAGTGATGAGGTGCTGGCCAGCAGACGAATTGTGAAAGTTCGTCGCAATCAGATCTCATCAACCCCTTCATCTAATCCATTTGCTGGGATTCAGCTGGTTCCTCCTACCGAACCAACTACAGCAACTTCCGTGGCAGCAACCAAAGAAGTCACTACTAGTGAGAGAGTTTCAGAAGAAGGGAAAACCGATTCTGTTGAAGAAGCTGAAAAGGGCAAGGATGAGACTAGCAAGGAGTCAGAAAGCAAGGTTGAAGAGCCAGTAGCTGAAACTGCTGCAAAGGAGGAGACCACAGAGGATAAGGAGAATGATAATGTAGTCAACGAGGCAACCAAATCCACGCTTGATAAAGAAAAGGCAGAAGAAGATGACAAGATTCAGAATGAAAAAGCAGTGGGTGGAGAAGAGACGCTGAATAAAAAGGCAGCGGAGGGTGATAAGGAAAGTGAAGAGAAGAAGGACAGTGGTAATGAAAAAATAGATCCAAGTTCTGAAAGCACACGTTTGAGTTCATTCCAACAGCTTTCAAGTAGCCAAAATGCATTCACAGGGCTTGCTGGAACTGGATTTTCCACTTCAACATTCACCTTTGGTTCAATTCCTAATAAAGATGGGTCTCCATCAGGCCCTGGCACTGGTTCTTTGTTTGGGCAGAAAACTGACCAGGCTTCATTCGGCTTTGGTCTTTGTAATAATGGTAATTCCTCAATCTTCCAGACAACAGGGCCTTCTATTGTGTCAAAGAACGAGGGAGCCGGTTTTCCATCAATGCAAGAGGTTCCAGTTGAGACAGGAGAAGAGAATGAGAGAGTAGTTTTCTCTGCTGATTCAGTGTTATTTGAGTTCTTTAATGGTGTCTGGAAGGAGCGAGGAAAGGGGGAACTCAAGATTAATGTCTCAACAACTGGGACAGAAAGAGCCAGACTGCTTATGAGAGCTAAGGGTAACTACAGGTTAATTCTGAATGCAAGTCTTTACAGTGACATGAAGCTCACAAATATGGACAAGCGAGGCATCACATTTGCGTGCATTAATAGTACTGGTGAAAACAAGGATGGTCTTTCTACATTTGCGCTGAAGTTCAAGGATGGGTCCATAGTAGAAGAGTTCCGAACAGTTGTTGAAGCACATAAAGGTAAAACAGCTACAGATCTGAAGACTCCAGAGAATTCACCCAAGGCTTCTGATGATTGA
- the LOC110613546 gene encoding coatomer subunit beta'-2 isoform X2: MPLRLEIKRKLAQRSERVKSVDLHPTEPWILVSLYSGTVCIWNYQSQTMAKSFEVTELPVRSAKFVARKQWVVAGADDMFIRVYNYNTMDKIKVFEAHTDYIRCVAVHPTLPYVLSSSDDMLIKLWDWEKGWVCTQIFEGHSHYVMQVTFNPKDTNTFASASLDRTIKIWNLGSPDPNFTLDAHQKGVNCVDYFTGGDKPYLITGSDDHTAKVWDYQTKSCVQTLEGHTHNVSAVCFHPELPIIITGSEDGTVRIWHSTTYRLENTLNYGLERVWAVGYMKGSRRIVIGYDEGTIMVKIGREEPVASMDNSGKIIWAKHNEIQTVNIKSVGADFEVTDGERLPLAVKELGTCDLYPQSLKHNPNGRFVVVCGDGEYIIYTALAWRNRSFGSALEFAWSSDGEYAVRESTSKIKIFSKNFQEKKSIRPTFSAERIFGGTLLAMCANDFICFYDWSECRLIRRIDVTVKNLYWADSGDLVAIASDTSFYILKYNRDLVSSYLDSGRPVDEQGVEDAFELLHETNERVRTGLWVGDCFIYNNSSWRLNYCVGGEVTTMYHLDRPMYLLGYLANQSRVYLIDKEFNVMGYTLLLSLIEYKTLVMRGDLERANELLPSIPKEQHNSVARFLESRGMVENALEVATDPDYKFELAIQLGRLEIAKEIATEVQSESKWKQLGELAMSTGKLEMAEECMKRATDLSGLLLLYSSLGDAEGISKLASVAKEQGKNNVAFLCLFMLGKLEDCLQLLVESNRIPEAALMARSYLPSKVSEIVAIWRKDLNKVNPKAAESLADPDEYPNMFDDWQVALSVESKVTETRGVYPPAGEYINHADKSQMTLVEAFRNMQIESLENGDYDHEAAEQNGEEQIAEEHNGEEGSQEEAVVVDADSTDGAVLVNGNEAEEEWVLTPHH; the protein is encoded by the exons ATG CCTCTCAGACTTGAAATAAAG AGGAAACTTGCTCAAAGATCAGAAAGAGTAAAATCTGTGGATCTACATCCAACTGAACCATG GATTCTAGTGAGTTTGTATTCAGGGACTGTTTGTATCTGGAACTACCAGTCACAG ACCATGGCGAAATCTTTTGAGGTCACAGAGTTACCAG TTAGATCAGCAAAGTTCGTTGCACGAAAGCAGTGGGTTGTTGCTGGAGCAGATGACATGTTTATCCGTGTATACAACTACAATACAATGGATAAGATTAAAGTGTTTGAGGCACATACAGACTACATTAGATGTGTGGCTGTCCATCCTACCCTTCCATATGTGCTGTCGTCATCTGATGATATGCTCATAAAGCTTTGGGATTGGGAGAAAGGTTGGGTCTGTACTCAGATATTTGAGGGACACTCTCATTATGTGATGCAAGTGACATTCAATCCAAAAGACACAAATACTTTTGCAAGTGCATCCCTTGATCGCACCATAAAG ATTTGGAATCTTGGCTCACCTGACCCAAATTTTACACTGGACGCCCATCAAAAAGGAGTAAATTGTGTTGATTACTTTACTGGTGGTGATAAACCTTATCTAATCACAGGTTCTGATGATCACACTGCTAAG GTCTGGGACTATCAAACCAAAAGTTGTGTCCAAACACTAGAAGGCCACACTCACAATGTATCTGCAGTATGTTTTCATCCTGAACTGCCTATAATTATTACAGGTTCTGAGGATGGGACAGTTCGTATATGGCATTCCACAACTTACAG GCTTGAAAACACATTGAATTATGGTCTTGAAAGAGTTTGGGCTGTTGGATACATGAAAGGCTCACGCCG TATTGTGATTGGTTACGATGAAGGAACCATTATGGTCAAAATTGGTCGAGAAGAACCTGTTGCTAGTATGGATAACAGTGGGAAGATTATATGGGCCAAGCACAATGAAATTCAAACTGTGAACATTAAGAGTGTGGGAGCAGATTTTGAG GTTACTGATGGAGAAAGATTGCCTTTGGCTGTCAAGGAGTTGGGAACATGTGATCTTTATCCACAA AGTTTAAAGCACAATCCCAATGGGAGATTTGTTGTTGTCTGCGGAGATGGTGAGTACATCATATATACAGCTTTGGCCTGGAGAAACAGATCATTCGGTTCAGCATTGGAATTTGCTTGGTCATCGGATGGAGAGTATGCTGTTAGAGAAAGTACATCAAAGATAAAAATTTTCAGTAAAAATTTCCAG GAAAAGAAGAGCATTCGACCAACATTTTCTGCTGAGCGTATTTTTGGAGGGACTTTATTGGCGATGTGTGCAAATgactttatatgtttttatgattgGTCTGAATGCAGGTTGATTAGGCGAATTGATGTTACTGTAAAA AACCTTTATTGGGCTGATAGTGGTGATTTGGTGGCAATTGCTAGTGATACATCATTCTACATTCTCAAATACAAC CGCGACCTAGTTTCATCTTACTTGGATAGTGGAAGACCCGTTGATGAGCAAGGTGTTGAGGATGCCTTTGAGCTTCTCCATGAAACCAATGAACGTGTCAGAACTGGCTTATGGGTTGGGGATTGCTTTATCTATAACAACTCTTCCTGGAGACTTAATTATTGCGTTGGAGGAGAG GTAACCACAATGTATCATTTGGACCGCCCAATGTACTTGTTGGGGTATCTTGCTAATCAGAGTCGGGTGTATCTAATAGACAAGGAATTCAA TGTTATGGGGTACACTCTACTACTTAGCTTAATTGAGTACAAGACTCTAGTGATGCGTGGAGACCTGGAAAGAGCCAATGAACTTTTACCTTCAATTCCTAAAGAGCAACATAACAG TGTGGCTCGTTTCTTGGAATCACGAGGTATGGTAGAGAATGCTCTTGAGGTAGCTACAGATCCTGATTACAAATTTGAGCTAGCTATACAGCTTGGCAGATTGGAGATTGCCAAG GAAATTGCCACTGAAGTTCAGAGTGAGTCAAAGTGGAAGCAGTTGGGAGAATTAGCTATGTCTACCGGAAAG TTAGAAATGGCTGAGGAATGTATGAAGCGGGCAACAGACTTGAGTGGGCTGTTGCTCTTGTATTCTTCCTTAGGAGATGctgaagggatttcaaaactTGCATCTGTCGCAAAGGAGCAAGGAAAGAACAATGTTGCCTTCCTTTGTTTGTTTATGCTGGGCAAATTGGAAGATTGCCTCCAGCTTTTGGTGGAAAG CAATCGTATACCCGAGGCTGCTCTGATGGCACGATCCTATCTTCCAAGCAAGGTTTCAGAGATTGTAGCAATTTGGAGAAAAGATCTCAACAAG GTTAACCCAAAGGCTGCTGAATCTTTGGCTGATCCTGATGAGTATCCAAATATGTTTGATGATTGGCAAGTGGCTTTATCTGTCGAATCTAAAGTTACAGAGACGAG GGGTGTATATCCTCCTGCGGGGGAGTACATAAACCATGCTGATAAATCTCAAATGACACTTGTTGAGGCTTTCAGAAACATGCAAATAGAATCTCTTGAAAATGGTGACTATGATCATGAG GCTGCAGAACAAAATGGAGAGGAACAGATAGCAGAAGAACACAATGGAGAAGAAGGGAGCCAAGAGGAGGCTGTTGTGGTGGATGCTGATTCTACTGATGGTGCAGTACTTGTCAATGGAAATGAGGCTGAGGAAGAGTGGG TGCTTACACCACATCACTAA
- the LOC110613546 gene encoding coatomer subunit beta'-2 isoform X1, with product MPLRLEIKRKLAQRSERVKSVDLHPTEPWILVSLYSGTVCIWNYQSQTMAKSFEVTELPVRSAKFVARKQWVVAGADDMFIRVYNYNTMDKIKVFEAHTDYIRCVAVHPTLPYVLSSSDDMLIKLWDWEKGWVCTQIFEGHSHYVMQVTFNPKDTNTFASASLDRTIKIWNLGSPDPNFTLDAHQKGVNCVDYFTGGDKPYLITGSDDHTAKVWDYQTKSCVQTLEGHTHNVSAVCFHPELPIIITGSEDGTVRIWHSTTYRLENTLNYGLERVWAVGYMKGSRRIVIGYDEGTIMVKIGREEPVASMDNSGKIIWAKHNEIQTVNIKSVGADFEVTDGERLPLAVKELGTCDLYPQSLKHNPNGRFVVVCGDGEYIIYTALAWRNRSFGSALEFAWSSDGEYAVRESTSKIKIFSKNFQEKKSIRPTFSAERIFGGTLLAMCANDFICFYDWSECRLIRRIDVTVKNLYWADSGDLVAIASDTSFYILKYNRDLVSSYLDSGRPVDEQGVEDAFELLHETNERVRTGLWVGDCFIYNNSSWRLNYCVGGEVTTMYHLDRPMYLLGYLANQSRVYLIDKEFNVMGYTLLLSLIEYKTLVMRGDLERANELLPSIPKEQHNSVARFLESRGMVENALEVATDPDYKFELAIQLGRLEIAKEIATEVQSESKWKQLGELAMSTGKLEMAEECMKRATDLSGLLLLYSSLGDAEGISKLASVAKEQGKNNVAFLCLFMLGKLEDCLQLLVESNRIPEAALMARSYLPSKVSEIVAIWRKDLNKVNPKAAESLADPDEYPNMFDDWQVALSVESKVTETRGVYPPAGEYINHADKSQMTLVEAFRNMQIESLENGDYDHEAAEQNGEEQIAEEHNGEEGSQEEAVVVDADSTDGAVLVNGNEAEEEWGTNNEGTPSA from the exons ATG CCTCTCAGACTTGAAATAAAG AGGAAACTTGCTCAAAGATCAGAAAGAGTAAAATCTGTGGATCTACATCCAACTGAACCATG GATTCTAGTGAGTTTGTATTCAGGGACTGTTTGTATCTGGAACTACCAGTCACAG ACCATGGCGAAATCTTTTGAGGTCACAGAGTTACCAG TTAGATCAGCAAAGTTCGTTGCACGAAAGCAGTGGGTTGTTGCTGGAGCAGATGACATGTTTATCCGTGTATACAACTACAATACAATGGATAAGATTAAAGTGTTTGAGGCACATACAGACTACATTAGATGTGTGGCTGTCCATCCTACCCTTCCATATGTGCTGTCGTCATCTGATGATATGCTCATAAAGCTTTGGGATTGGGAGAAAGGTTGGGTCTGTACTCAGATATTTGAGGGACACTCTCATTATGTGATGCAAGTGACATTCAATCCAAAAGACACAAATACTTTTGCAAGTGCATCCCTTGATCGCACCATAAAG ATTTGGAATCTTGGCTCACCTGACCCAAATTTTACACTGGACGCCCATCAAAAAGGAGTAAATTGTGTTGATTACTTTACTGGTGGTGATAAACCTTATCTAATCACAGGTTCTGATGATCACACTGCTAAG GTCTGGGACTATCAAACCAAAAGTTGTGTCCAAACACTAGAAGGCCACACTCACAATGTATCTGCAGTATGTTTTCATCCTGAACTGCCTATAATTATTACAGGTTCTGAGGATGGGACAGTTCGTATATGGCATTCCACAACTTACAG GCTTGAAAACACATTGAATTATGGTCTTGAAAGAGTTTGGGCTGTTGGATACATGAAAGGCTCACGCCG TATTGTGATTGGTTACGATGAAGGAACCATTATGGTCAAAATTGGTCGAGAAGAACCTGTTGCTAGTATGGATAACAGTGGGAAGATTATATGGGCCAAGCACAATGAAATTCAAACTGTGAACATTAAGAGTGTGGGAGCAGATTTTGAG GTTACTGATGGAGAAAGATTGCCTTTGGCTGTCAAGGAGTTGGGAACATGTGATCTTTATCCACAA AGTTTAAAGCACAATCCCAATGGGAGATTTGTTGTTGTCTGCGGAGATGGTGAGTACATCATATATACAGCTTTGGCCTGGAGAAACAGATCATTCGGTTCAGCATTGGAATTTGCTTGGTCATCGGATGGAGAGTATGCTGTTAGAGAAAGTACATCAAAGATAAAAATTTTCAGTAAAAATTTCCAG GAAAAGAAGAGCATTCGACCAACATTTTCTGCTGAGCGTATTTTTGGAGGGACTTTATTGGCGATGTGTGCAAATgactttatatgtttttatgattgGTCTGAATGCAGGTTGATTAGGCGAATTGATGTTACTGTAAAA AACCTTTATTGGGCTGATAGTGGTGATTTGGTGGCAATTGCTAGTGATACATCATTCTACATTCTCAAATACAAC CGCGACCTAGTTTCATCTTACTTGGATAGTGGAAGACCCGTTGATGAGCAAGGTGTTGAGGATGCCTTTGAGCTTCTCCATGAAACCAATGAACGTGTCAGAACTGGCTTATGGGTTGGGGATTGCTTTATCTATAACAACTCTTCCTGGAGACTTAATTATTGCGTTGGAGGAGAG GTAACCACAATGTATCATTTGGACCGCCCAATGTACTTGTTGGGGTATCTTGCTAATCAGAGTCGGGTGTATCTAATAGACAAGGAATTCAA TGTTATGGGGTACACTCTACTACTTAGCTTAATTGAGTACAAGACTCTAGTGATGCGTGGAGACCTGGAAAGAGCCAATGAACTTTTACCTTCAATTCCTAAAGAGCAACATAACAG TGTGGCTCGTTTCTTGGAATCACGAGGTATGGTAGAGAATGCTCTTGAGGTAGCTACAGATCCTGATTACAAATTTGAGCTAGCTATACAGCTTGGCAGATTGGAGATTGCCAAG GAAATTGCCACTGAAGTTCAGAGTGAGTCAAAGTGGAAGCAGTTGGGAGAATTAGCTATGTCTACCGGAAAG TTAGAAATGGCTGAGGAATGTATGAAGCGGGCAACAGACTTGAGTGGGCTGTTGCTCTTGTATTCTTCCTTAGGAGATGctgaagggatttcaaaactTGCATCTGTCGCAAAGGAGCAAGGAAAGAACAATGTTGCCTTCCTTTGTTTGTTTATGCTGGGCAAATTGGAAGATTGCCTCCAGCTTTTGGTGGAAAG CAATCGTATACCCGAGGCTGCTCTGATGGCACGATCCTATCTTCCAAGCAAGGTTTCAGAGATTGTAGCAATTTGGAGAAAAGATCTCAACAAG GTTAACCCAAAGGCTGCTGAATCTTTGGCTGATCCTGATGAGTATCCAAATATGTTTGATGATTGGCAAGTGGCTTTATCTGTCGAATCTAAAGTTACAGAGACGAG GGGTGTATATCCTCCTGCGGGGGAGTACATAAACCATGCTGATAAATCTCAAATGACACTTGTTGAGGCTTTCAGAAACATGCAAATAGAATCTCTTGAAAATGGTGACTATGATCATGAG GCTGCAGAACAAAATGGAGAGGAACAGATAGCAGAAGAACACAATGGAGAAGAAGGGAGCCAAGAGGAGGCTGTTGTGGTGGATGCTGATTCTACTGATGGTGCAGTACTTGTCAATGGAAATGAGGCTGAGGAAGAGTGGGGTACGAATAATGAAGGAACCCCGTCAGCCTAA
- the LOC110613549 gene encoding coatomer subunit beta'-1 yields MALALEIKKEFTQLSERVKSVDLHPTQPWILASLYSGTVCILNYQSQTMEKSVKVTESPVRSAKFIARKNWIVTGSDDKFIRVYDQDTMEMIKEFEAHTDYIRCVTVHPSLPCILSSSDDMLIKMWDWEKGWDCTQTFEGHSHYVMQSAFNPKDSNVFASASLDETVKIWNLNSPAPISTLDGHAKGVNCVDYFINNEKLYLLSGSDDFTVKVWDYESKTCMQTLESHTNNVCAVCVHPEFPIIITCSEDGTICVWDANTCRLENTLNYGLERVWTVGCMKGSHQVAFGCDNGTIVVRVSGSN; encoded by the exons ATG GCTCTTGCATTGGAAATTAAG AAAGAATTTACCCAACTATCAGAAAGGGTAAAATCTGTGGAtttacatccaactcaaccatg GATTCTTGCAAGTTTGTATTCAGGAACTGTTTGCATCTTGAACTACCAATCACAG ACCATGGAGAAGTCTGTTAAGGTCACTGAATCCCCAG TAAGGTCAGCAAAATTCATTGCAAGAAAGAACTGGATTGTCACTGGATCAGACGACAAGTTCATTCGCGTATATGATCAAGATACAATGGAAATGATCAAAGAATTTGAGGCGCACACAGATTACATTAGGTGTGTGACTGTCCACCCTTCTCTTCCCTGCATACTGTCATCTTCTGATGATATGCTGATAAAGATGTGGGACTGGGAGAAGGGCTGGGACTGCACTCAGACCTTTGAAGGACATTCTCATTATGTGATGCAATCAGCTTTTAATCCAAAAGACAGTAATGTTTTTGCTAGTGCATCACTTGATGAAACTGTAAAG atTTGGAATCTGAATTCCCCTGCTCCAATTTCTACATTGGATGGGCATGCAAAAGGGGTAAATTGTGTTGATTACTTCATCAACAATGAAAAGCTTTATCTGCTAAGCGGTTCTGATGACTTTACTGTCAAG GTTTGGGACTATGAATCAAAAACTTGCATGCAGACATTAGAAAGCCACACCAACAATGTCTGTGCAGTCTGTGTCCATCCAGAGTTTCCCATCATCATTACTTGTTCTGAAGATGGGACTATCTGTGTATGGGATGCAAACACTTGCAG ACTTGAGAACACATTGAATTATGGCCTTGAAAGAGTCTGGACTGTTGGATGCATGAAAGGCTCACACCA GGTGGCATTTGGTTGTGATAATGGAACCATTGTGGTCAGAGTCAGTGGCTCAAACTGA
- the LOC110613548 gene encoding probable sulfate transporter 3.4: protein MGVNSHRVEDFSCHETSLRITTEAVMPPMEIHSVCLPPQQTTLQKLKLRLGEIFFPDDPLYRFKNQTLRKKLLLGLQFLFPIFQWGPQYSLRLFRSDIISGLTIASLAIPQGISYAKLANLPPIVGLYSSFVPPLIYSILGSSRHLGVGPVSIASLVMGSMLSEAVSPTEDQILYLKLAFTATFFAGVFQASLGLLRLGFVIDFLSKATLVGFMAGAAIIVSLQQLKGLLGIVHFTSKMQFVPVMSSVFNNRDEWSWQTIVIGFSFLVFLLTTRHISMKNPKLFWVSAAAPLTSVIISTLLVFCLKSKIHQVSIIGHLPKGLNPPSANMLYFNGSYLEVAIKTGIVTGILSLTEGIAVGRTFAALKNYQVDGNKEMMAIGFMNIAGSCSSCYVTTGSFSRSAVNYNAGAQTAVSNIVMASAVLVTLLFLMPLFYYTPNVILAAIIITAVIGLIDYQAAYQLWKVDKLDFLACLSSFFGVLFISVPLGLAIAVGVSVFKILLHVTRPNTVVMGNIPGTHIYQSLSRYREALRVPSFLILAVESPIYFANSTYLQERILRWVREEEEMIKANNGNALKCIILDMTAVTAIDTSGIELVCELRKIMEKRSLQLVLANPVGSVMEKLHQSKVLESFGLNGLYLTVGEAIADISAVWKSQP from the exons ATGGGTGTCAATTCTCATAGAGTAGAAGACTTCTCTTGCCATGAAACCTCTCTCAGAATCACCACTGAAGCAGTAATGCCGCCCATGGAGATACACAGTGTCTGCCTGCCACCCCAACAAACCACCCTCCAGAAACTGAAACTAAGACTTGGTGAGATCTTCTTCCCTGATGATCCTCTCTACAGATTCAAGAATCAAACTTTGCGCAAGAAACTTCTTCTGGGTCTTCAATTCTTGTTCCCTATCTTCCAATGGGGTCCTCAGTATAGTTTAAGGCTCTTCAGGTCTGATATCATCTCTGGTCTCACCATTGCCAGCCTTGCCATCCCACAG GGAATCAGTTATGCAAAACTCGCAAACTTGCCACCTATAGTTGGGCTAT ATTCAAGCTTTGTGCCCCCATTGATATACTCTATCCTTGGAAGTTCAAGACACCTTGGTGTTGGTCCAGTCTCTATAGCATCATTGGTGATGGGTTCCATGCTAAGTGAGGCAGTTTCGCCTACTGAAGACCAAATTCTTTATCTAAAATTGGCCTTCACTGCTACCTTCTTTGCTGGTGTGTTTCAGGCTTCTCTAGGTCTTCTAAG GTTAGGTTTTGTTATTGACTTTCTATCAAAGGCAACTCTTGTTGGGTTTATGGCTGGGGCAGCCATTATTGTTTCACTGCAACAGCTGAAAGGGTTGCTTGGAATTGTTCACTTCACTAGCAAGATGCAGTTTGTTCCTGTGATGTCCTCTGTTTTCAACAACAGGGACGAG TGGTCCTGGCAAACCATTGTTATTGGCTTCAGTTTCCTAGTATTTCTATTGACAACAAGGCATATT AGCATGAAGAATCCAAAACTTTTCTGGGTTTCAGCAGCAGCACCATTAACATCAGTGATCATCTCCACCCTTTTAGTTTTCTGCCTTAAATCAAAGATTCATCAAGTCTCAATT ATTGGTCATTTGCCTAAAGGCTTGAATCCACCCTCAGCAAATATGCTATATTTTAATGGTTCCTATCTAGAAGTTGCCATCAAAACTGGCATTGTAACTGGAATCCTATCTCTCACA GAAGGAATTGCTGTGGGAAGAACATTTGCTGCACTAAAGAACTACCAAGTAGATGGTAACAAAGAAATGATGGCTATTGGTTTCATGAACATTGCTggttcttgttcttcatgctatGTTACAACAG GATCATTTTCTCGATCTGCTGTCAACTACAATGCTGGAGCACAGACTGCAGTCTCAAACATAGTAATGGCTTCAGCCGTGCTTGTGACTCTGCTGTTTCTCATGCCTCTCTTTTACTACACCCCCAATGTAATCTTGGCAGCCATCATCATAACAGCTGTGATCGGACTAATTGATTACCAGGCTGCATATCAATTGTGGAAAGTCGACAAGCTTGATTTCTTGGCTTGTTTATCCTCCTTCTTTGGGGTCCTCTTCATTTCAGTGCCTTTGGGTCTTGCCATAGCG GTCGGTGTTTCAGTATTCAAAATTCTACTCCATGTTACCAGGCCAAACACCGTAGTTATGGGAAACATACCAGGAACTCATATATACCAGAGCCTCAGCAGATACAGAGAAGCTCTAAGAGTTCCTTCATTCCTAATACTGGCTGTCGAATCCCCAATCTACTTCGCAAACTCTACTTACCTCCAAGAAAG GATACTAAGATGGGTTCGCGAGGAAGAAGAGATGataaaagcaaataatggaaATGCACTTAAATGCATAATCTTAGACATGACAG CTGTTACAGCTATAGACACGAGCGGTATCGAGTTAGTATGTGAACTCAGGAAGATAATGGAGAAAAGATCTCTTCAG CTTGTGCTGGCAAATCCTGTTGGAAGTGTAATGGAAAAGCTGCACCAATCTAAAGTATTAGAGTCATTTGGATTAAATGGACTTTATCTTACAGTCGGAGAAGCCATAGCTGATATTTCGGCCGTGTGGAAGTCTCAGCCATGA